The Nonlabens spongiae genome contains a region encoding:
- the gldD gene encoding gliding motility lipoprotein GldD — protein sequence MYPALRFVLIALSVIILCASCKDGDVLPKPAAQLALQYNRGDYGAVSREQCPFLFEANDYARVLSKRDCSMKIEYPQMEATIYITYKPVEDNLRELLIDGQKLSYDHNRKADVIAEFPFVNPIKKTYGMMYEVEGDAASNAQFYVTDSTKHFLTGALYFYSKPNYDSIYPAVDYVKQDMVRLLESLEWKN from the coding sequence ATGTACCCTGCCTTGAGATTTGTTTTGATTGCTTTGTCGGTAATAATACTCTGCGCATCTTGCAAGGATGGAGATGTTCTACCTAAACCAGCTGCCCAACTCGCCTTGCAATACAATAGGGGTGATTACGGAGCTGTTTCTCGAGAGCAGTGCCCTTTTTTATTTGAAGCAAATGATTATGCTCGCGTACTTTCTAAACGTGACTGTTCCATGAAGATTGAATATCCTCAAATGGAGGCTACGATCTATATTACCTATAAACCGGTTGAGGACAATCTAAGGGAGCTGCTTATAGACGGTCAGAAACTAAGTTACGACCACAACCGCAAAGCAGATGTTATTGCAGAATTTCCATTTGTCAATCCTATAAAGAAAACCTACGGAATGATGTATGAGGTGGAAGGTGATGCCGCCAGCAATGCTCAGTTTTATGTGACCGACAGCACCAAGCATTTCCTTACTGGAGCCCTTTATTTTTATTCAAAACCAAATTACGACTCTATCTATCCAGCGGTAGATTATGTTAAGCAAGACATGGTGCGTTTGCTGGAATCGCTGGAGTGGAAGAATTAA
- the gldE gene encoding gliding motility-associated protein GldE: MDPDPSSLLMLMPSILTDGTLLYLIFFILLLVCSALISGAEVAMFSLTSNELEDENLEFSQRSLVEKLLDRPKKLLATILIANNAINITSVLIFGIISEVWFAGLEPVSLDLGFILEIDLRFILEVVVVTFLILLFGEIFPKVYANRNPVGFANFMAIPLNVLDKLFSFMSLPMRYVTLKIHDRLGNRSSNITVSHLSQALELTDDEDTTDEEQQLLQGIVSFGNTDTKNVMRNRTNVFALDEALEFKEIIPLVIEHGYSRIPVYKESIDQITGVLYVKDLLPYIDRRNYEWTKLLRETYFVPENKKLDDLLQEFQEEKKHLAIVVDEYGGTSGLITMEDIIEEIVGDISDEFDEEDIIYSKLDDKNFIFEAITPLKDFYRVLDFEEEQEALFNEYRGESETLAGFLLEQTGSFPRKLDKISFHGYTFIIEAMDKKRIKQVKCTLP, translated from the coding sequence TTGGATCCCGACCCTAGTAGTTTATTGATGCTCATGCCTTCTATACTTACAGACGGCACGCTGCTTTACCTCATATTTTTTATACTTCTACTGGTCTGTAGTGCTTTAATAAGTGGTGCAGAGGTCGCTATGTTCAGTCTCACCAGCAATGAGCTAGAAGATGAAAATCTAGAATTCAGCCAGCGGTCGCTGGTTGAAAAATTATTGGATCGGCCTAAAAAGTTGCTGGCGACTATTCTTATTGCTAATAATGCGATCAATATTACATCTGTACTGATTTTTGGGATCATTTCTGAAGTTTGGTTTGCTGGTTTGGAACCAGTAAGCTTAGATCTTGGTTTTATCTTGGAGATTGACTTGAGATTCATCCTTGAAGTGGTGGTAGTCACCTTTTTAATATTGCTATTCGGAGAGATATTTCCTAAGGTGTATGCCAATCGTAACCCAGTGGGATTTGCCAATTTTATGGCGATACCGCTTAATGTTTTGGATAAGTTGTTCAGCTTTATGAGCTTGCCCATGCGTTATGTTACGCTCAAGATTCACGACAGACTGGGTAATCGCAGTTCAAACATTACCGTATCCCATCTATCACAGGCCTTAGAACTTACTGACGATGAAGACACTACCGATGAGGAGCAACAGCTTTTACAAGGTATCGTAAGCTTCGGTAATACAGATACTAAAAATGTGATGCGTAACCGTACTAACGTTTTTGCGCTGGACGAAGCGCTGGAGTTCAAAGAGATCATTCCTCTGGTGATTGAGCATGGATATTCCCGTATTCCCGTCTACAAAGAAAGCATTGATCAGATTACCGGTGTACTTTACGTAAAGGATCTTCTTCCTTATATAGATCGCAGGAATTATGAGTGGACTAAGTTGTTACGCGAGACCTATTTTGTTCCAGAAAACAAAAAGCTTGATGATCTCTTGCAGGAATTTCAAGAAGAAAAGAAACACCTTGCCATAGTAGTTGATGAATATGGTGGTACCAGCGGTTTGATCACCATGGAGGACATTATTGAAGAGATTGTAGGCGATATAAGCGATGAGTTTGACGAGGAGGATATTATTTACTCAAAACTAGATGATAAGAACTTTATTTTTGAAGCTATTACTCCGCTTAAAGATTTTTATCGAGTACTAGATTTTGAAGAAGAACAAGAAGCACTATTTAATGAATATCGAGGGGAATCAGAAACTCTCGCCGGATTTTTACTGGAGCAGACAGGTTCGTTTCCACGAAAGCTTGATAAAATAAGTTTTCATGGTTACACGTTTATCATTGAAGCCATGGATAAGAAACGCATAAAACAAGTAAAATGTACCCTGCCTTGA
- a CDS encoding single-stranded DNA-binding protein codes for MAGTVNKVILIGHTGDEVKMKYFENGGCIGRFPLATNEEYVNRTTGERVSNTEWHNCVVRNKAAEVCEKYLSKGDKVYIEGRIKNRQWQGEDGQQRYTTEIQVQEFTFLTPKNENSRPQQGNSNSGQYQQNQQRPQGQQPQQSQEPQKTYNAPISDDDEDDLPF; via the coding sequence ATGGCAGGAACAGTAAATAAGGTCATTCTCATAGGCCACACGGGCGACGAGGTGAAGATGAAGTACTTTGAAAATGGTGGTTGCATAGGTAGATTTCCACTTGCGACTAATGAGGAGTACGTAAACAGAACTACAGGAGAACGCGTGTCAAATACTGAGTGGCACAACTGCGTGGTACGCAATAAAGCAGCTGAAGTTTGTGAGAAATATTTGAGCAAAGGTGATAAGGTTTACATAGAAGGCCGTATTAAAAACCGACAGTGGCAAGGGGAAGACGGCCAGCAACGTTACACAACAGAAATCCAGGTCCAAGAATTTACTTTTTTGACTCCCAAAAATGAAAACAGTCGCCCGCAACAAGGCAACTCTAATTCTGGACAGTATCAACAGAACCAGCAGCGCCCGCAAGGTCAACAACCGCAACAGAGCCAAGAACCGCAGAAGACGTACAACGCCCCCATTAGTGATGACGATGAGGACGATCTGCCATTTTAA
- the mutY gene encoding A/G-specific adenine glycosylase, whose product MEISARLLEWYKNHHRSLPWRKTRDPYKIWLSEIILQQTRVNQGLPYYLNFIETFPTVDDLARAPQEQVLKLWQGLGYYSRARNLHKAAQQVVEDGGIFPTSYKDLLTLKGVGAYTAAAIASFCYDEVVPVVDGNVYRVLSRLMGISSPINTTPGQKEFRALATMLISKKDPATYNQAIMEFGATHCTPKNPLCNSCPFQTDCVAFNMGKVDELPVKVKKTKVKNLFHHYLVVLTPQNKTILQQRPQSGIWAGLYEFPFVESIGNLLFHELREDQVFQELLGGVRFRESVYNQDPIVHKLSHRKVHAYFWVIETETEIPNAITRDEAAEKPVHVLIERFMREFWNITKE is encoded by the coding sequence ATGGAAATATCAGCACGGCTTTTAGAATGGTATAAAAACCACCATCGATCACTTCCCTGGCGCAAAACAAGGGACCCCTATAAAATCTGGCTCAGTGAGATTATTTTACAACAAACTCGTGTTAATCAGGGACTTCCATACTACTTGAACTTCATAGAAACCTTCCCTACGGTAGATGATCTCGCTAGGGCTCCACAAGAACAGGTCCTCAAATTATGGCAGGGTTTAGGCTATTACAGCCGCGCAAGAAACCTGCATAAAGCAGCTCAACAAGTAGTTGAAGACGGTGGTATATTTCCGACCAGCTACAAAGATTTGCTTACATTAAAGGGTGTGGGGGCATACACGGCTGCTGCGATTGCCAGTTTTTGTTATGATGAGGTAGTTCCCGTGGTAGATGGTAATGTTTATAGAGTTTTGTCTCGGCTTATGGGAATCAGTAGCCCCATAAATACTACTCCAGGTCAAAAAGAATTCAGAGCACTCGCCACAATGCTAATTTCCAAAAAAGATCCTGCGACCTATAATCAGGCGATCATGGAATTTGGCGCTACGCATTGCACACCTAAGAATCCGCTTTGTAACTCCTGTCCTTTCCAAACTGATTGTGTTGCTTTTAATATGGGTAAAGTAGATGAACTACCCGTAAAGGTGAAAAAGACAAAGGTCAAGAACCTCTTTCATCACTATCTCGTGGTTCTCACCCCACAAAACAAAACCATTCTTCAGCAAAGGCCTCAATCTGGAATCTGGGCAGGACTTTATGAATTTCCCTTTGTTGAGTCTATAGGCAACCTTCTGTTTCATGAACTTCGTGAAGATCAAGTTTTTCAGGAGTTGTTAGGTGGAGTACGCTTTCGCGAAAGCGTATACAATCAAGATCCCATCGTTCATAAATTATCTCATAGAAAGGTTCACGCTTACTTCTGGGTGATCGAGACAGAAACAGAAATTCCCAATGCCATAACCCGTGACGAAGCCGCAGAAAAACCGGTTCACGTACTGATCGAGCGGTTCATGCGTGAGTTCTGGAATATAACTAAGGAGTAA
- a CDS encoding HU family DNA-binding protein: protein MTKADIVSKISEKLGMEKTDVQATVESFMDEVKESLETGENVYLRGFGSFIVKTRAEKTGRNISKNTTIKIPAHNIPAFKPAKVFVEGVKQNVKVK from the coding sequence ATGACTAAAGCAGATATCGTATCTAAGATTTCAGAGAAGCTGGGAATGGAGAAAACAGACGTGCAGGCAACTGTCGAGTCTTTTATGGATGAAGTGAAGGAATCTCTGGAAACTGGAGAGAATGTGTACTTGAGAGGTTTTGGGAGCTTTATCGTTAAAACGAGAGCAGAGAAGACAGGTCGCAACATTTCTAAAAACACGACTATTAAGATTCCAGCACACAACATACCAGCATTCAAACCTGCAAAAGTGTTTGTAGAAGGAGTAAAACAAAACGTAAAAGTTAAGTAA